In the Nicotiana tabacum cultivar K326 chromosome 16, ASM71507v2, whole genome shotgun sequence genome, one interval contains:
- the LOC107788966 gene encoding probable WRKY transcription factor 7: MAVELMTSGYSRRDSFSTKMEENAVQEAATAGLQSVEKLIRLLSQSHQNQQQQQQKLDQNPSVSADYTAVADVAVNKFKKFISLLDKNRTGHARFRKGPISTPLPPPPKPQQQRLNQNSIKNQNLQIEETEKPQINTPKIYCPTPIQRLPPLPHNHLQLVKNGSIERKESSTTINFASASPANSFMSSLTGETESLQQSLSSGFQITNLSTVSSAGRPPLSTSSFKRKCSSMDDTALKCNSAGGSSGRCHCPKKRKSRVKRVVRVPAISMKMADIPPDDYSWRKYGQKPIKGSPHPRGYYKCSSVRGCPARKHVERALDDPTMLIVTYEGEHNHSHSITESPAAHVLESS; this comes from the exons ATGGCTGTAGAGTTAATGACTAGTGGTTATAGCAGAAGGGATAGTTTTTCAaccaaaatggaagaaaacgcCGTACAAGAAGCAGCCACAGCTGGGCTACAAAGCGTTGAGAAACTAATCCGTTTGCTTTCTCAATCTCAtcaaaaccaacaacaacaacaacaaaaattagATCAAAATCCCTCTGTTTCTGCTGATTACACAGCTGTAGCTGATGTTGCTGTTAacaaattcaaaaagttcatttcTTTACTTGACAAAAACAGAACTGGTCATGCCAGATTTCGTAAAGGTCCAATTTCtactcctcttcctcctcctcctaaaCCCCAGCAACAAAGATTAAATCAAAACTCTATCAAAAATCAGAACCTTCAAATAGAAGAAACCGAAAAGCCACAAATAAATACTCCCAAAATTTACTGTCCTACACCTATTCAACGTCTACCTCCTTTACCGCATAACCATCTTCAattggtcaaaaatgggtcgatTGAGAGAAAAGAATCATCTACGACTATTAATTTTGCTTCTGCATCTCCGGCGAATTCGTTCATGTCATCTTTAACAGGAGAAACAGAGAGTTTGCAACAGTCTTTGTCTTCTGGTTTTCAAATAACAAATCTCTCTACTGTTTCATCTGCCGGTCGGCCGCCGCTTTctacttcttcatttaaaagaaAGTGTAGTTCTATGGACGATACTGCCCTTAAGTGTAACAGCGCTGGTGGTTCCTCTGGTCGTTGCCACTGCCCAAAGAAAAG GAAATCAAGAGTCAAAAGAGTGGTGAGAGTCCCAGCTATAAGCATGAAAATGGCTGATATTCCACCTGATGATTATTCTTGGAGAAAATATGGCCAAAAGCCAATTAAAGGCTCTCCTCATCCTAG GGGATATTACAAATGTAGTAGTGTAAGAGGATGTCCAGCACGTAAACATGTGGAGAGAGCACTAGATGATCCAACTATGTTAATTGTTACATATGAAGGAGAACACAATCATTCCCATTCAATTACAGAATCACCAGCTGCTCATGTCCTTGAATCTTCTTAA